The sequence below is a genomic window from Acidobacteriota bacterium.
CCTTACCGCCATCGGCACGTCATACGAACCATTCGCGTCGGCGTAAATCGTCATCGCATCGCCGAAGGTTTTGCGGGTCAGCGGAATCATCGCCAGATCGCGTTTGGTCGAAGCGTCGTCGTACCGCATACGCGCGCCAAGCCGGAACTTGATTGCTTTCGCGCCGGTTTCGGCGACGACTTTTTGCAAGTATTCAATTTCGGCTTCGGGCGCGTTGCCGCGATTGCCACTGGCTCGGTAAACGGCAATGTCTTTTTTGGTGACCTTGCCGAACAACTCGCCGAGCGACCGCCCAGCGACTTTGCCCAACAAATCCAGAATCGCAATTTCCGCACAGGCAACCGAAACCCAAAACGGCAATCCCTGCCATTTGTAATTGGAATCTTTCAAATACACGCCGGTCAGATGAGTTTCCAATTCGCGCGCATCGCGACCCACGAAATACGGCAACACTTTACTCACCAAAATCGGCCAGGTGTTGGTGACGACTGGCGTGTGACAAACCGAAATTCCTTCCACGCCATCGGTCGAACGCGCGCGAACCAGTAAGTGTTTGCCGGCTTTCAGCAATTCCATGCTGGCGATTTTAACCGGCGGTTTCACTAACTCCGCACGCAACACAGGCGCATCCCAAACCCGATCCAGTTTCGCCGACAAATCTTTGACTTCTTCGGCAAAAGCCTTTGGCGCAAAACTCAGTGTGCTGACCGCTACGGTTGTTTTCAGAAATTCACGACGTTGGTTGCTCATGATTCATCTCCAATGTTCAGTGCCGAATGTAACTTCGTCGGGGCAATCATCATCCAGGCCTGGCGAATGTGCGAAGACAGTTCGTCGTCACCCACCTGATCCAACTTGATGCCCACCCAACCCCGCACGCCAACATACGGCGGGCGGAAAAACTTGTCCGGCTCGGCTTCGATCAACATTTCCTGCACGCCCGTGGGAGCGGCGCACCAGATGGCAATGCGCCCGTCATTGTGGTGATTGTCCACGAACATGACGAACGTTTTTTTCTTCACGAAAAAGGTTGGCGCGCCGTGCGAAAGCTTTTCGGTGACCTCCGGCAAATCCAGGCAAAACTGGCGGACACGAGCAAGGTGATTTTTTTTCATAACAGCGTCCTCAAGAAAGAAATAGGTGCACTTGGTTGTAGCCGTAAGGCCGCCAATTTTCAAACTTTCGTGGACTTTATTCTGTGCAAGTTTGAGAGGCTGCGTTACACTCGGTGCGCATTTTGGACTCTGACAAACATTCACGCGATCGTGAATGCCAACAACGAAGAAAATCACGTGGTGTCCCTCGGCAAAAACCTTTCAAACCTACAAGGGAAACTATGACGAAAAAAACTTATCTGGCGATGTTGTTTATCACGCTGTTGAGCTTTCTGTCGGCAGGTTGCATCAGCGTTGAACAGGAAATCTTTCTCGAATCCGACGGCAGCGGCGATATGGTCATGCATCTTTCCTTGCCGGACATTCCCGAAGAACTGATGAAAAATTCGCCTGCTGCGAGCGCAGGCGCGGCACAACCCGATCCGAAACAAATGATCGAAGAATTGAAGCAGAAATTTTCAGCAGGATTGCCGCCGACCGTACAATTGAAAGAAGCCAAAGAGGTCAAACGAAATGGCGCGTTCGGATATTACATCGTGCTGCACTTCAAACAATTGAGCGATTTGGAATCGGCGCTGGACAGTTTTTCCAAAGAAGGGTTGGGTGAACAAAAACCCAACGAACCAAAGAAAGCAAACAATTCCTATTGGAAAGTCGTTCAGGAAAAACGCGGCAACCTGACCGTCATCACTCAACGAATGTTCATTGATCTGGCCGATGCGTTTGACAAAAAATTGCCGGATGCCGACAAGGAAAAATCGGCTGAATCGGTTGCGCCAGTTGAACCGTCACCTGCACTCAAACAGCGGGCAACCAAACGAACCGGACGTGCAAGCACCTCGACTCAGAAAAAAGAAGAAGAGCCTCCTCCGCCAGCGGAAATGCCACCAGACTTTATGAAAGGAATGTTCGAAGGAGAAATGATGAACATGCTGCTTTCCTCCTTGTTCAAATTCCGGTTCATCGTGCACGCACCCAGGAACTTTACTGAAACCAACGCGGACATCGTGTTGAACGGGAAGACCGCCATCTGGAACGCATCGTTTGGGGCTTTCATGGACGAGAAAAACCCAAAAGAGAAAAAAGTGCTTGAGATGAAAGTCGTGTATTGAGTCCAGCAGATGGGGCGATTGGCAGAATCACCCCATCTCCAATTCCTATTTTTCCGCTGTCATAAATGTCCATTTCAGATCGCGGTAATGTGAATTCTTTGACAGTGCCGCCTCGCCTCGCAGATTGCCTCGCCCGTCTTTCTTCACCTGCAACGCCGACCAGGTGAATTCCCCTTTTTCATAATTGAACGTCTCGCCGTCGTCGTCGTACAGAGCAAAGCCGCCTTCGCTCGTGCCGTAATGGCGGACTTCCAGCGACAGAACCTCATCGCTTCGCGGCGCGCGCATGGCGGCAGGAATCATCGGAATAATTCCGCCGTCTTTGACATACAGCGGAATGCGATCCAATCCTGGCGTGATGTCAATTGCCTGGCCGTTGCCGACGTATTTGCCGGAATAAAAGTCGTACCAATTGCCTGCGGGCAAATAAACCTTCCTGGATGTTTCGCCTGCAAACATCGGCGCAACCAGCAAATTGTCGCCGAGCATGAATTGATCTTTGATTCCCTGCTTTGCGGCCAACGCGTAAGGATTCGCCGTTGAATCCAGCCTGCCTGCGGTTGGTTGCGATGCCTGCAAAAAATCATCCACCAGATACATTGCGCGAACCGGCGGTTTACCCTCGAAATGGTACTGCGCGAACGCCGTATAAATGTATGGCAGCAACCGCATTCTGAGCAGCGCGACTTCGCGGACTTGCGGTTCGACTTCCCTGAACGTCCACGGTTTGGTTCCGTCCGACCAGGCGTTGAGCATCGCCATCGGCGAAAAACAAACCGATTGCATCCGGCGCAGCCATTCCTCGCCGGATTTCGATGCGCGCACTTCGGGCGTCCACAACACGCCGGCAAAGCTGCTATTGACCAGCGCGGTGATGAAATCGCGGTGATCGTAATAATCGTTGTAAATCACATACGGCAGCGCCGAGGCTACGGCGTTGGAACCTCTGACCAATCCGTAGGTTCGCTGATTGCGCTGGTGAAACCATTCGGCGGTCAGCCGTTGCAACAGCACCCCGTAAATTTGCCGCATCTGTTCGCCGTCTAGGCCCGATGGAAAGCGTGCCACATCCGGCCACAACCACTGATCGTACCCATCCACTTCGTCAATTTTGTAGCCGGAAACGCCGATGCCGATGTGGCGGAAAAGGAAAAAGTCTTTGTACGACTGCTGCGCCTGTGGCAACGTAAAATCAGGAACCAAACCATTCCAAACGTTGTGCGTCCCCGTGTAAGGTTTCACGGCGTTATAAATCGGCGAGTCGGGCGAGATATACGGATTGAGCCACAAATTCAATCGAACGCCTTTTCCCAGCATTTCGCGTACAAACCGTTCGGGTTGGGGAAAGCGGCCTTTGTCCCAGTCGAACGAACACGGGTAGGATTTGGTTTGCCATCCCGGTTCCAACCCTATGAAATCCAGCGGAAAGCCGTGTTCCGCAAATGCTGCAACTTCTTTGCGAATGTCGTCCGCAGTCGAAAGTGTAGGCACGCGGTGCGTAAAGCCCAATCCCCATTTCGGCGGCAACACGCCACCACCGTTGAACAGGTTGTATCGCTGCACGACTTCCATCGGCGAACGCCCCGCAAACAGAAACACTTCCACGCCGTCTGCCGGAACCAGGATTTCGACCGAATCGGAAATCGGCTGCGCTTCCCAGGTGCGATCCGTGTTTCGGTCTTTGATCTTTGGCGGAGTGGCGCTGTTTTGGCGAAGCCCCGTTCCCGCGTACACAGTGATGTAGCGCGCAGAGTTGATCAGCACGCCGTACCCCAGGCTGGAAACATAAAACGGCACAGGCGCGTGCGTACGACCATTGTCTTTGCCTCCGTAATGATCCACGTGCAAGGTCATGGTCTTACCGCGTTGAAGGACGTTTTTGAAATTCAATCCAAAGCCGAACAACTCTTCCTGCTGCCGCAGCGGAAAGCGCAAAAACACGCGGCCTCGATTGATTTGGAATTCGCTGTCTTTTAGCGCCGCAGGAAATTCCGCGCCGCCCAGTTTGGCCAACGTTTCCGTTTGCGGTTTGCCGCCAGCGGCTTTCAGCAAATCCATTTGTTCCGGCGTGCCGAGTTTTGCCGACCAGACGCCGCTCGCCACGGGTCGCCAAACGATGCGCGATTCCTGCGCCAGGGCAATCGTCGCCAGAAACAAACTCAAAAGAAGCAAACTCAAAATGGGAAGCAAAATTTGTTTCATAAAGCTGGAAGAGAGGGTTCGTGGTCAGCGCGCGCGAACCATTGGGCCTTCGGCGCTTTTCGGCGTTCCGGTTCCGCCGCGACGCACCAGCACGATTTCGGCCAGAATTGCGATGGCGATTTCTTCGGGCGTCAGTGCGCCAATGTCCAACCCGATGGGCGCGTGAACACGGCGCAGCAATTCCGGCGCGACCCCTTCGCGTTTCAAACGTTCGCGGATGGTCGTCGTTCGGCGACGGCTGCCGATCATGCCAATGTACCGCGCCGGTTTGGCGATGACTTCGTGCAAACAGATTTCGTCGTGACGATGGCCGCGCGTGACAATGACAATGTGCGAAGCCGGCGTGATGTTCAGCGATTGCAATGCCGCGACAAAATCATCGGCAATCAATTGAATTCGTTCGTCCGGAAACTTTTCGCGCGAAGCGAAATCCGCCCGGTCGTCAATCACCGTTACCTGGAAGCCCAGAAAGCGCCCGGCAACGGCGACGGATTGGCCAACATGGCCGCCTCCGCAAACGATCAACTCCAACGGAGGTCGCGAGATTTCAAACAGCAGCCGCAAATCGCCAACCGGCTGTTCGTCGGAGCCAACGACGACGATTTCCTTTCGGTCATCGGCGATCAACGAAATCGCGTGGCGGCAGGCGATTTCGTCCAGCGCGGCATCACCCAAAGTTCCGGCCACTGGCTTTCCGGCATCGTCAACCAACAGCTTTTTGGGTTCGATGGTTCGGTCGCCTTTGGTCATCAAGGAAACGATGGCCAGCGAACGGCCTTCGCCGAGCGCGCGTTCGATTGCCGCAGAAATTTCCCTTGCCGTCATCATCAGTTCCACACCTCGATAAAAACTTCCATTTCGCCCCCGCAAACCATGCCTTCTTCGTCGGGCGGGACATCCGGATTGTCGCGCAAGGTAAACTTGCACAGGCGCGGTTTGCTTTCCATTATCGCTTCGCGCGCTTCGGCCCACACGTCGGCTTCGACGCAACCTCCGCCGACAGTGCCCAGCATTCGCCCGTCTTCGTACACCAGAAGTTTCGCGCCCGTACGCTGAGGCGTCGAACCGGCGGTCGTCACAATCGTGGCGACGGCGAGTTTCCGGTGCTCAGCCTGTGCTTTGGTGATTTCCGCGTACACTTCGCTCTGCGTCAACAAGCTCATAAATTCATCCTCAAGTTCATGGAATATATTGGTTGGCGGCGCGGCGCTGTTGATATTTTGACCGCAGCATCAAGGTAAATTCCATTTCTAAATTGACTGCGCGCAATGCCAGACGCGTTTCAGCGATCAACGTCATACAGCCGTAAAACAGAAACAACGTGCCCACAATGCCCAATATATTCGGCATCCAACCACCTTTTTTGAAAACGGCGACATACCCAATGGCGACCATCGCGGCGACAAACAAACTCAGGGCGACGTAAAAACTGGTGACGGATTGCTGAATCAACCGGCTGCGCCGGGCGTGAATGAGAAGCTGGCGTTCGACTTCCGCGCGGCGCTCATCGGGAAAATCCATCTCCCCTTCATCTCTTGAAAGCTCTTCAATGGTACGACTCAGTTCCCGAACCCGGTCAACAACTCGGCCTAAGCGCGTCGAAGTCGAAAAAACCAGCGTGCCGCATGCCGAAATCAACACCGCCGGAGTAATCATCGCACTCAGGATATTCAGCGCAGTCAGCGCTTTGGTCAGGTCTTCCATTTTTGATCGTGGCGCGGATTTTTCCAGTCTGCGCCGGACTCCAAAGTAATCGGCCTGTGCCGATCCACAAACTTTCTAAAGCTCGACCGAGCAGGTTGGAAAAGCTGCTCTACACTTCCAAAGCATTGATGCGTTCGGCCAGTTTGAAGTCTTTCGCCGTCAACCCGCCTTCACTGTGCGTCATCACGCTCAGCCGAACGTTATTCCAGCCATGAATCAGAATGTCGGGGTGATGATCCATCGCTTCGGCTTCTTCGGCGACGCAATTGACGAACGCCATTGCCGCTTTGAAATCGGTAAATTTGAAGTCGCGGACGACCTCATTCCCTTCGCGTCGCCAGCCATTGGCGGCGGCCAAACCTTGGTTGATTTGCTCTTCGTTTAACTTCATTGCCTGCTCCTGAATTGCGGATTCCCAATGACACAGAACATCAGAAGGTAATACCAGATGGCAAATTTCGCATACAGAACTTACCTTGCGCAACGAAACAGCGGTGTATAGACTTGCTACTCAAATACAGACTTTTATTTGATCGGAGAAATTCCATCAACAGCGTGCACTAAAAACCCTCCGCTGAAGCGAGCCTTACTGTGACCATTCGCCGTTCTTTCTGGAGGCATACGACTGGGATGATGAACGAAACTATGTTTGAACGCCGTCTAGTGTTAGAACCCCAAACCATCGTCAACGCTTATCGCACGATGTACACCGCACGCCGCATTGACGATAAAGAAATTCAGCTCAAACGACAAAACAAAATCTTTTTTCAAATCAGCAGCGCCGGACATGAAGCCGTGACGACGGCGGCCGGATTGTTACTGAAACCGGGGTACGATTGGTTTTATCTGTATTACCGCGACCGGGCGCTGGCATTGCAACTCGGAACAACCGCCTTTGAGCATTTGCTGGCCGCCGTTGCTGCCGAAAACGATGGGTTTTCCGGCTCGCGACAGATGCCTTCGCACTGGAGCAGCAAACGCTTGAATATGGTCGGGCGTTCGTCCTGCACCGGCATGCAGTTTCTGCAAGCGACAGGGGCGGCGGAAGCCGGCTATCGCTATTCGCTGATCAAAGAAATTACCGACCGTGCCAAAGATTTTCACAATGACGAAGTCGTTTACGTTTCGGCGGGCGACGGAGCCACCAGCGAAGGCGAGTTTTGGGAATCGCTCAACACATCCTGCAACCTGAAATTGCCGCTGCTGTATTTGATCGAAGACAACGGGTACGCCATTTCGACGCCGGTCGAAGTGCAAACTGCCGGCGGCAGCGTTTCCCGACTGCTGACAGGTTTTCCGGGGTTATACATCGCCGAATGCGACGGAACCGATCTGTTTGAAAGTTACGACACGCTGAAAGGCGCGATTGAATACTGCCGCGCGCGTCGCGGCCCCGCGCTGGTTCACGCGCACGTCATTCGTCCGTATTCGCATTCGCTTTCGGATGACGAAACGCTTTATCGTCCCGCAGAAGAACGCGCCGAAGACGCCGCGCGCGACCCCATCACCAAGCTCGGCAAATTCATCGTTCGCGAAGACATTTTGACCCAAGGTGAACTGGAACGGGTACGCAACGAAGTGGATGCCGAGATCAATGACGCCACCGACCGCGCGCTGACGTTCCCGCAACCGCCGAAAAGCTCCGCGCTGAAATTTGTGTATTCGCCGGACGTGGATCCGACTTCGCCCGAATTCGACACGGAGGCGCAGGCGGAACTGAGCGGCAACGAAGGCACGATGGTGGATTTGATCAATCGCTGTTTGCACGAAGAAATGGAGCGAGAGTCCCGCATCATCGTTATGGGCGAAGACGTTGCCGACGCTAGTCGCATTCACGTGCTGAACGCAGTCAAAGGCAAAGGCGGCGTGTTCAAAGTCACGGCCAACTTACAGCGTAAATTCGGCAGCGACCGCGTTTTCAACACGCCATTGGCCGAAGCCAACATCGTTGGCCGTGCGATGGGAATGGCCACGCGTGGGTTGAAACCTGTGGCGGAAATTCAGTTCTTTGATTACATCTGGCCGGCGATGATGCAGATGCGCGACGAAATCCCGTTGCTGCGTTGGCGATCGAACAATTCCTGGACATGTCCGATGGTCGTTCGCGTGCCGATTGGCGGGTACCTGACCGGCGGCGCGATTTATCACAGCCAATCCGGCGTTTCGATGTTCACGCAAATTCCCGGATGGCGAGTCGTCATGCCCTCCACCGCGCTGGACGCGAATGGGTTGCTGCGCACGGCGATTCGCTCGGATGACCCGGTGCTGTTTTTGGAGCACAAACACCTGTACCGCCAGACGTACAATAAGAGCCAGTATCCCGGACGCGACTTCATGATCCCATTCGGCAAAGCCAAGGTTGTTCGCGAAGGCGAAGACCTGACCATCGTCACCTATGGCGCGTTGGTGCAACGTTCGCTGGTTGCGGCCAGACAAGCTGCGCAAACCGGGATTGATGTCGAAGTGATTGATTTGCGCAGCTTGAATCCCTACGACTGGGCGGCCATCGAACGCAGCGTCAAAAAAACCAACCGCGTCATCGTCGCGCACGAAGATTCGATGTCGTGGGGATACGGAGCCGAAATTGCCGCTCGGATTGCCAACGATTTATTCGATCACCTGGATGCTCCGGTCAAACGCGTCGGCGCGCTGGATTGTTTTGTCGCGTACGCGCCGCAGGTCGAAGACGCCATCCTGCCGCAAATCGAAGACGTGCTGAAGGCCATCAACGAAACCACGGCTTATTGAACTGGAAATGAGTTAGAGCAATTTGGGAACTGTCCTAACTCGTTTTCTCAAGCCGGTGGTGTCCTAATTCATAATCATTCCTATGCGTCTCAAGCCGGAGAATGTGAAACTGTTTACCCAACCGTAAGGCGTAAAAATGAGGATCACCGCATAAGGCGGGGCCCAAAAAACGAAGAGTAAATGAAAACGAAGGCCGAACAAAAGAAGACCGATTCTCTCGCGACATTCCGAGCAAAACCCAAGCCGCAAGCGAAACGCACGGTCAAAAACGGTAAGCCGTCTAACGAACTGGTTTTCAGCGCATATACGGAGGGAAATGATAGCGTCTTTCCCCGTATTCTTGGGCTATATGTCAAACCGGGCAGCGTGGTTGCCGATGTCACTTACGGGAAGGGCGTGTTTTGGAGAGATGTCCCGGAAGGTGCGTACCAGCTAAGAGCGACCGATCTTCAAGACGGGATTGATTGCCGCAAGCTACCGTACAAAGACAACGAGCTTGATTGCGTTGTCTTTGATCCTCCGTATATGCACACCCCTGGCGGGTCTGCTCACACCGTCCATAATCAGTTTGAAGATCACTACCGGAACAACAGCACTGGCAACCGAACTAACAGCAAATATCACGAGGCGGTTCTTGAGCTATATATCGAAGGTGGGAAAGAAGCGCATCGCGTCCTTCGCAATCGAGGTGTCTTTATCGTAAAGTGCCAAGATGAAGTGTGCGCGAATCGGCAACGATTCACGCATGTTGAGATAATGGCGGCGTATGAGAAGATGGGGTTTGTTGCGGAAGACCTTTTTGTAATCGTTCGCAACAATCGCCCTGGCGTTAGTCGAGTCGTTCAGCAAGTTCACGCTCGCAAAAATCACTCCTACTTTTTAGTGTTTTGGAAGTCAAACAACGGAAAACAACGATGGGAACCTCCCCAGTAGATCCGATTGGCTTGATGGTTGATATTATCAAGTCTCATGCACCCGAAAATATCTGGATAACATCACCCCTTCAAGCCTATCGAGGTCTCGGCAATACTAACAGAGGGGAAATTGGCGAAGAGTTTATTCGCCAATTTCTTAAAGCGCACGGTATTGCCGTCAGCCACGGCAATCGAGCTTCGATCACTGATGCAAAGATTGAGGGCCACCCTTTTGAGATCAAAACTGCTTCACTTGGCGCGAACGGCACGTTTCAGTTTAACCATGTCCGGCTAGACCGGGCTTACGAATATCTGCTCTGTCTGGGAATTTGTCCGGAAGAAATCGTTTATAACATCTGGCGCAAGGGCGAAGTTGCTGAAGGCAAAGCGGGAAGGTTAGTGCGTATGGCGGAAGGGCAAGCCGTAACGTGGAAACTCACCAAGAAGCTCAACGCTATGGCTCCAATCAAAAACTTGCCAGACAATCTTCGCGTCATCCTTGATTTACCTAAACCGGACTCCAGTGAGTAGGAACAACCCGCGAGCCACAATGCCAAATCCCGATTTCAAATTAGGACACACCCTCAAGCCACTTTGCCTTTCAACTTAGAAAAACCGGACAGTGTAACTCACGCGCACGCCGCGACCGATTTCCGGGGAGATGTCTTTGATGAACGACAAGTGGTTGAAATACAGCTTGTTACCTAGATTGAAGCCATTCACCGAAACGATATGCGCCGCGTGTTTTTGGGCGATTGTGTAAGAAGCCAGCACATTGACGATGCCATACCCTGCCGTGCGCTCTTCATTGGTGAACAACCGGTTTTGATCGCGCGCCATGACCACTTCCGGATTCAGCCGAAAAGCTCCAAACTGAAAATCCACGCCCAATCGTCCGCGCAACGGCGGAATGCGTGGCAACGGTGTTTTGGTTTCCGTAAGTTCCGCCCGGACGTAATCCAATCCGCTATTCAGCCAGATGCTTTTTGTCAGGCCAATGCTCAGGTCGGCTTCGACGCCCTGGTAACGGCTGTCTGCTTGCGTGTATCGGGCCACAGGCAGGCCAGCTTGCTGATCGCCGGTCGGAGCCAGAAAGACGAAATCTCCGAATTTGTAATGAAAGTAATGCCCTTCGGCGCGAAGCCGCTCGGAGGAATGCCGCAGCGAAAGATCAATCCCGTCGCCGCGTTCGCGCTTCAGGTTCGGATTGCCAATTTCAAAAGTCAAATTCCCCGGATGCGGGCCGTTGTTGTACAACTCGTCCAGCGAAGGCGCGCGGTATGAATGCACGTAATTGGCCGCGAAAACGCCGTGTTCCCACAACGGAACGCGAACGCCAAACGCGCCGGAAAATCCTGTGAACGAGCGGTCGGGCAAACCCGCAGAATTGATTGGGGTGTAGCCGTTGTGTTCGACTCGTCCACCGAATTGCAAGGCGACGCGGGTGAAATCCACGGTTTCGACTGCAAAGGCGGCAAAGGAATTTTGCGTCGTCGGCGGAGCCAGGGCTTCATCGCCCACGGTTTTGAAATCCCGGTAAAAGCCGGAAACGCCAAAACTTCCGGTCAATTTCCCGACGGCTTTTTGTTCAAAAAACGAGCGATACGAATAGGTCTTGTTGAAAAACTGGGTTTCGGGAGTTCCGTCCACCAGTTCCTGGTGTTTGTAATTGGTGTAATCAAACGTCAGATGGATATGCTCCAAACTCGATGTCACGTTGTTCAATCCGGCATTCAACCGCAAATCGTGGCGATGCATGTCCAGTTTGGAAATTTCCGGGTTTGGCTCATTGGGATCATAAGGAACGCCGTAAAAGTTGTTGTTGTAGGTGTAACTGGCGTTAAGAAAGCCTTTGTCGGTGAAATATCCGCTACCGCCGGTGAAATCGTAATTGCGCAAGGCCGTGTTTGGCACTTTGCCGCGCGCTGAACTGTAATCGCCGGATTTTTGCCCGCCGCCATTTCCCCATACCAACCACTTGCCTTTGCCAAATTCCAATCCGGCGCTCATCCCCCCCAGATTTTGCGTCGAAGCGCCAACGCCGGAAACGTATCCGTGTAACCCTTCGTGCGCCTGTTCATGGCCGCTGACGGCATTAACCAACCCACCGATGGCGTTGCTGCCATACAACAACGTTGCCGGGCCGCGAACGACTTCAATCTTTTCGACCGACAACACATTGATGGGTTCGCCGTGATCGCCGGATGTGGAAGACAGCGAACCGGAACGAATCCCATCCTGCGCCACCAGCACGCGGTCGCCGTCAAAACCGCGAATCACAGGCCGCGAAGCTCCGGGGCCGGAACTGCGTTTGGCGATGCCGGTTTGATTGTCCAGCGCTTCGCCCAGCGACGACGTATCTTTTTCTACCAATGAGGTCGCGTCCAAACTGTTGACGCTTTGAAACGATTCCAGCGCCGACTGTTCATTGCCGGTTGCGGAAACCGTCACCTGATCGCGCAATCCTGTGAGTTTTAATTTCAAATCCACCGTCGCGGTTTCACCGGCTTTGACCTGCACTTGTTCGATGACGTCCGGCAAACGGTCGAATTTGGCGACAATACTGTAACTGCCCGGCGGTACGTTTTTGAATTCATAAGCGCCGTTTTCATCCGTCGTCGTCGAACGTTTCAATTGAACGATCGTAACAATCACATCGTGAATTTCCAGATTTTGCGATTCCAGCGAGACCGTTCCTTTGATCGTTCCGGTCGCCTGTCCAACGCCGACGCCCGCCAAACCAATCAAACAACAAACCGACAGGGCAAACACCAGACTAGGTCTTTTCAGATGCATCCAACAATTCTCCTTACCCAAACTTACTTTGATTGAACTTCTATTGTGCCAGTTTATGGTAGTTCAGTGTCGGCCAAGTCGGCATGCTGGTTTTTATGAAGCGACTTGATCGGCGGATGAGTGGTTGTTTTCTAACAATGAACGGAGTGGCGGAGTCAGAGCTTTTTCCGCATGCCCAGCGTCAACGGCTGATATCCGGCTGCTTCCCAAAATCGCCGCGCTGCCTCGTTGATGTATAACACGTGCAATTCTGTGAGGGGAATGGATTGCGCCAGCAACCAATTTTCAGCGGCGGTCAAAAGCTCTCGCCCGATTTTTGACCGGCGTGTTTGAGGGTGAACATAAATTCCAGCGATGTACCCGCCGACGGTTTCGACGTTCGGGCGAGGGCGGCGCAACAAAAAATTGACGGCCTTTCGCGCCAACTGCTCCGAACGATCCACCAGCCAGCGCGCAAATCCCAATTCCCGGCGTGTCAACATTTGCCCTTGAATCATGACTTTGATGTAGCCGATCAATTCGCCGCTTTTTTCGGCGACAAAAAAGCGATAGTTCGGTCGGAGCAGTTGTTTGCGAATCTCTTCGGGACTGGCCGCCCATCCGGTCAGTTCGCCCATCGCTTCGTTGAGGGATTTTTCGTACAGCAGCAATTCTCGCGAAAGCGCGGCCAACGGTTCAGCGTCGTCATCGCGGGCGGCGCGGATCAACAATGAGTCTTGATTGCCAGTGGTCATAAGATTGAAGCGGGGCGGCAAACACCGTGTTTGACCGTCCGCGAAAGCATACGCGATAATCTTCAACGGTTTAAGCTCCTCCCAACTGACACAGAAATTTCGATGTTCAAATTCCCTGTTTTTGTTATTGCCGTCATCCTTTTGTCTTTGGTCGAACCAGCCATGGCACAGGCCAGGCGCGCCGATTACGGCCCTGTCGTCAAAGCTTATCTGACCGGGTTGAACGAAGAAGTGACAGAGCTGGAATTTCAATTTCGCCACAAGGAAATCACGCGCGCGGTGTACGAACGCACCAAACAGCGGTTGGCGGTGCGACGCCGATATGTCGAGCAAATGGCAGCCAAAACGACTGAAGATCGCGTTCCGGAATTGCAGGTGCTGGCGGATGATGAACTCGGTTTTTTGAAGTTGGGATTTGATCCTGACCTTGACCAGTTGGAACTTGGCGCAGAACTCGGCGGACGCTGGCGTGTGATGAGCATCGAGAAACTGCGTGACCGATTTTTCGTCCTGGAAAAATTGCTACCAGCGGAAGTCAGCCGCGTCGTCCCCGAACGAAAACTCGGTCCGAACAT
It includes:
- a CDS encoding 4a-hydroxytetrahydrobiopterin dehydratase, with amino-acid sequence MKLNEEQINQGLAAANGWRREGNEVVRDFKFTDFKAAMAFVNCVAEEAEAMDHHPDILIHGWNNVRLSVMTHSEGGLTAKDFKLAERINALEV
- a CDS encoding dehydrogenase E1 component subunit alpha/beta, with protein sequence MMNETMFERRLVLEPQTIVNAYRTMYTARRIDDKEIQLKRQNKIFFQISSAGHEAVTTAAGLLLKPGYDWFYLYYRDRALALQLGTTAFEHLLAAVAAENDGFSGSRQMPSHWSSKRLNMVGRSSCTGMQFLQATGAAEAGYRYSLIKEITDRAKDFHNDEVVYVSAGDGATSEGEFWESLNTSCNLKLPLLYLIEDNGYAISTPVEVQTAGGSVSRLLTGFPGLYIAECDGTDLFESYDTLKGAIEYCRARRGPALVHAHVIRPYSHSLSDDETLYRPAEERAEDAARDPITKLGKFIVREDILTQGELERVRNEVDAEINDATDRALTFPQPPKSSALKFVYSPDVDPTSPEFDTEAQAELSGNEGTMVDLINRCLHEEMERESRIIVMGEDVADASRIHVLNAVKGKGGVFKVTANLQRKFGSDRVFNTPLAEANIVGRAMGMATRGLKPVAEIQFFDYIWPAMMQMRDEIPLLRWRSNNSWTCPMVVRVPIGGYLTGGAIYHSQSGVSMFTQIPGWRVVMPSTALDANGLLRTAIRSDDPVLFLEHKHLYRQTYNKSQYPGRDFMIPFGKAKVVREGEDLTIVTYGALVQRSLVAARQAAQTGIDVEVIDLRSLNPYDWAAIERSVKKTNRVIVAHEDSMSWGYGAEIAARIANDLFDHLDAPVKRVGALDCFVAYAPQVEDAILPQIEDVLKAINETTAY
- a CDS encoding site-specific DNA-methyltransferase; translated protein: MKTKAEQKKTDSLATFRAKPKPQAKRTVKNGKPSNELVFSAYTEGNDSVFPRILGLYVKPGSVVADVTYGKGVFWRDVPEGAYQLRATDLQDGIDCRKLPYKDNELDCVVFDPPYMHTPGGSAHTVHNQFEDHYRNNSTGNRTNSKYHEAVLELYIEGGKEAHRVLRNRGVFIVKCQDEVCANRQRFTHVEIMAAYEKMGFVAEDLFVIVRNNRPGVSRVVQQVHARKNHSYFLVFWKSNNGKQRWEPPQ
- a CDS encoding TonB-dependent receptor, coding for MHLKRPSLVFALSVCCLIGLAGVGVGQATGTIKGTVSLESQNLEIHDVIVTIVQLKRSTTTDENGAYEFKNVPPGSYSIVAKFDRLPDVIEQVQVKAGETATVDLKLKLTGLRDQVTVSATGNEQSALESFQSVNSLDATSLVEKDTSSLGEALDNQTGIAKRSSGPGASRPVIRGFDGDRVLVAQDGIRSGSLSSTSGDHGEPINVLSVEKIEVVRGPATLLYGSNAIGGLVNAVSGHEQAHEGLHGYVSGVGASTQNLGGMSAGLEFGKGKWLVWGNGGGQKSGDYSSARGKVPNTALRNYDFTGGSGYFTDKGFLNASYTYNNNFYGVPYDPNEPNPEISKLDMHRHDLRLNAGLNNVTSSLEHIHLTFDYTNYKHQELVDGTPETQFFNKTYSYRSFFEQKAVGKLTGSFGVSGFYRDFKTVGDEALAPPTTQNSFAAFAVETVDFTRVALQFGGRVEHNGYTPINSAGLPDRSFTGFSGAFGVRVPLWEHGVFAANYVHSYRAPSLDELYNNGPHPGNLTFEIGNPNLKRERGDGIDLSLRHSSERLRAEGHYFHYKFGDFVFLAPTGDQQAGLPVARYTQADSRYQGVEADLSIGLTKSIWLNSGLDYVRAELTETKTPLPRIPPLRGRLGVDFQFGAFRLNPEVVMARDQNRLFTNEERTAGYGIVNVLASYTIAQKHAAHIVSVNGFNLGNKLYFNHLSFIKDISPEIGRGVRVSYTVRFF
- a CDS encoding GNAT family N-acetyltransferase, with protein sequence MTTGNQDSLLIRAARDDDAEPLAALSRELLLYEKSLNEAMGELTGWAASPEEIRKQLLRPNYRFFVAEKSGELIGYIKVMIQGQMLTRRELGFARWLVDRSEQLARKAVNFLLRRPRPNVETVGGYIAGIYVHPQTRRSKIGRELLTAAENWLLAQSIPLTELHVLYINEAARRFWEAAGYQPLTLGMRKKL